Genomic DNA from Acidimicrobiales bacterium:
GCAGTTGCGGTCGAAGTACTCGCTCGGCCGCATGCTGAGGTGCGACGTCAGCTGCTTGCCCAGCTTCTTGGCTGCGTGTTCCCGGTCGTACACGATGTCCGAGGTCCACAACAGATCGGGTGCCCAGAAGGCTCCGCACTCGGTTGTCACGAAGCTCAGCGCAGGGAAGCGCTCGAAGACCCCAGCCCAGAGCAGGAACCACAGGGGCCGGATCGACCACCACCGGACCTCGGCCACGTAGATCCCCACGTGCTCGCCGTAGGACGCCCGGTCGGCCGCCCCCGAGTGCACGTGCACCGGCATCTCCAGGTCCTCGCAGGCAGCCCAGACGGCGTCGTACTTCTTGTCGTGGTAGGGCTCGTGTGGCTGCCACATCGACGGGATCAGGATCCCGCCGCGCAGCCCCGACTTGCGCGCCCGGTGGATCTCGGTCACGGCCGCATCCACGTCGAAGATGGGCACGATGGCGACCCCGGCCCGCCGCACCAGGTTGGTCGAGCACAGCTCGGCCAGCCAGCGGTTGTGCGCACGGGCCCCGGCCATCAGCAGGTCGGTGGGGACGTCAGCAGTGGCGGCGAGGCCGGCACCGAACGGCGCCGACGCCCCGCCGGTCACGGCGTCGGCGTCGGGGAAGATGACCTCGCCGACGACCCCATCGGCGTCGAGCTCCCGGTCGCGCCGGGCGGCGTCCCAACCTCCGCGCAGGCCTTCGGCGTTCTCGCTCTCCCACTCCTCGGCGAACTCCTCGTTCCGCAGCCCCCGCTCGGCCAGGTCGGCCTCGACCGCGGCGCGCGCCGTGAGGTATTGCCCGAACGGCTCCCGATA
This window encodes:
- a CDS encoding amidohydrolase family protein, whose product is MSRYMVISSDCHAGLPSEEYREWLDPEYREPFGQYLTARAAVEADLAERGLRNEEFAEEWESENAEGLRGGWDAARRDRELDADGVVGEVIFPDADAVTGGASAPFGAGLAATADVPTDLLMAGARAHNRWLAELCSTNLVRRAGVAIVPIFDVDAAVTEIHRARKSGLRGGILIPSMWQPHEPYHDKKYDAVWAACEDLEMPVHVHSGAADRASYGEHVGIYVAEVRWWSIRPLWFLLWAGVFERFPALSFVTTECGAFWAPDLLWTSDIVYDREHAAKKLGKQLTSHLSMRPSEYFDRNCFIGASNTRRRELARRYEIGVGNLMWGNDFPHPEGTWPHTREWLRSAFHDIPVDETWQMLGGNAAACYHFDTAALQPLADRFGPTPEDLGQSGDDLEKWSSLAAAGRPWLTGSEALEVPVGS